In Ancalomicrobiaceae bacterium S20, the following proteins share a genomic window:
- a CDS encoding GMC family oxidoreductase N-terminal domain-containing protein, whose protein sequence is MVDYIIAGGGPAGCVLANRLSEDPAVSVLLIEAGGRDNHPFFHWPAGFAKMTKGIASWGWSTVPQRHMQGRVLWYTQAKVIGGGSTINAQLYTRGNRADYDEWAAEHGCAGWSYAEVLPYFKRGEDNQSFVDAYHAYGGELGVSNPLATLPICDAFFRAAQEYGIPYNHDFNGAVQDGVGPYQLTQKNARRSSAAMAYLRPIEGKRPNLTVRTGTQILRVVIEHGRAVGVEIAPTTGGATEIVTATREVIVTAGAIGSPRLLMLSGIGPADHLASVGVTPLHDLPGVGSNLQDHLDLFVIAECTGDHTYDNYAKWHRSAWAGLQYLLFKRGPVASSLFETGGFWYADKAARSPDIQFHFGQGSGIEAGVAKMSNPGMTLNSAFLRPRSRGTVRLASSDPRAMPLIDPNYWEDPYDRAMSIEGLKIAREIVRQKALAPFVLGERLPGPERMSDEALFDYGCRHAKTDHHPAGTCKMGVDDQAVVTPDLKVRGIDGLRVADSSIMPRVNSSNTNAPTMMIAEKAADLIRGRTPLPAARV, encoded by the coding sequence ATGGTCGACTACATCATCGCCGGCGGCGGCCCCGCCGGCTGCGTGCTGGCGAACCGGCTCTCCGAGGATCCGGCGGTCTCGGTCCTGCTGATCGAGGCCGGCGGCCGCGACAATCACCCGTTCTTCCACTGGCCGGCCGGCTTCGCCAAGATGACCAAGGGCATCGCGAGCTGGGGTTGGTCGACGGTGCCGCAGCGCCACATGCAGGGCCGCGTGCTCTGGTACACGCAGGCCAAGGTGATCGGCGGCGGCTCGACCATCAACGCCCAGCTCTACACACGCGGCAACCGCGCCGACTATGACGAATGGGCCGCCGAGCACGGCTGCGCCGGCTGGTCCTACGCCGAGGTGCTGCCCTACTTCAAGCGCGGCGAGGACAACCAGAGTTTCGTCGATGCCTACCATGCCTATGGCGGCGAACTCGGCGTGTCGAACCCGCTCGCGACCCTGCCGATCTGCGATGCCTTCTTCCGCGCCGCGCAGGAATACGGCATCCCCTACAATCACGACTTCAACGGCGCGGTGCAGGACGGCGTCGGCCCCTATCAGCTGACCCAGAAGAACGCCCGCCGCTCCTCAGCGGCGATGGCCTATCTGCGCCCGATCGAGGGCAAGCGGCCGAACCTCACGGTGCGCACCGGCACGCAGATCCTGCGCGTGGTGATCGAACACGGCCGCGCGGTCGGCGTCGAGATCGCGCCGACCACGGGCGGCGCGACCGAGATCGTCACCGCGACCCGCGAAGTGATCGTCACCGCCGGCGCGATCGGCTCGCCGCGGCTGCTCATGCTGTCCGGCATCGGCCCGGCCGACCACCTCGCCTCGGTCGGCGTGACGCCCTTGCACGACCTGCCGGGCGTCGGCTCGAACCTGCAGGACCACCTAGACCTGTTCGTGATCGCAGAATGCACCGGCGACCACACCTACGACAATTACGCCAAGTGGCACCGCAGCGCCTGGGCCGGGCTGCAGTACCTGCTGTTCAAGCGCGGCCCGGTCGCCTCGTCCTTGTTCGAAACCGGCGGCTTCTGGTACGCCGACAAGGCCGCGCGCTCGCCCGATATCCAGTTCCACTTCGGCCAAGGCTCCGGCATCGAGGCGGGCGTGGCGAAAATGTCCAATCCGGGCATGACACTGAACTCGGCCTTCCTGCGCCCGCGTTCGCGCGGCACGGTGCGGCTCGCCTCCAGCGATCCGCGCGCCATGCCGCTGATCGACCCTAACTATTGGGAGGATCCCTACGATCGCGCCATGTCGATCGAGGGCTTGAAGATCGCCCGCGAGATCGTCCGCCAGAAGGCGCTCGCGCCCTTCGTGCTCGGCGAGCGCCTGCCCGGTCCGGAACGGATGAGCGACGAGGCACTGTTCGACTACGGCTGCCGGCACGCCAAGACCGACCATCACCCGGCCGGCACCTGCAAGATGGGCGTCGACGATCAGGCGGTCGTGACCCCGGACCTGAAGGTCCGCGGCATCGACGGCCTGCGCGTGGCGGACTCCTCGATCATGCCACGTGTGAACTCGTCGAACACCAACGCCCCGACCATGATGATCGCCGAAAAGGCCGCGGACCTGATCCGCGGCCGGACGCCATTGCCGGCGGCGAGGGTGTGA
- a CDS encoding 3-ketoacyl-ACP reductase, giving the protein MTGPRPTASTKPVALVTGGRRGIGLAIARDLARAGWDLAITDAVDDAIFDAAIGELRGLGATVAAETFDLADLDAHGRALDRIFATLGHVDCLVNNAGRGAVVRGDLLDLLPANFDAVLDVNLRGTVFLTQAITRRMLAAPATPQPRSIVTVTSVSAAAASPERTDYCISKAGLSMFVKALALRLAGTGIGVFEVRPGIIKTDMTAPVTEKYDRLIDGGLVPERRWGLPEDVARAVASLASGAFGFSTGAVIDVDGGLALPRL; this is encoded by the coding sequence ATGACCGGACCTCGGCCAACGGCCTCCACCAAGCCGGTCGCGCTCGTTACCGGCGGCCGCCGCGGCATCGGCCTCGCGATCGCCCGCGACCTCGCCCGCGCCGGCTGGGATCTCGCCATCACCGACGCGGTCGACGATGCGATCTTCGATGCCGCGATCGGCGAATTGCGCGGTCTCGGCGCGACGGTCGCGGCCGAGACCTTCGATCTCGCCGACCTGGACGCCCACGGCCGCGCGCTCGATCGGATCTTCGCGACGCTCGGCCACGTCGATTGCCTGGTCAACAATGCCGGTCGCGGCGCCGTCGTACGCGGCGACCTGCTCGATCTTTTGCCGGCAAATTTCGATGCCGTCCTGGATGTCAATCTGCGCGGCACCGTGTTCCTCACCCAGGCGATCACCCGGCGCATGCTCGCCGCACCGGCGACGCCGCAGCCGCGCTCGATCGTCACCGTCACCTCGGTCAGCGCCGCCGCCGCCTCGCCGGAGCGTACCGACTACTGCATCTCCAAGGCCGGCCTGTCGATGTTCGTGAAGGCGCTGGCGCTTCGGCTCGCCGGCACCGGGATCGGCGTCTTCGAGGTCCGGCCGGGCATCATCAAGACCGACATGACCGCTCCGGTCACCGAGAAATACGACCGGCTGATCGACGGAGGCCTCGTGCCCGAGCGCCGCTGGGGCCTGCCGGAGGACGTCGCGCGCGCGGTCGCGAGCCTCGCCTCGGGCGCCTTCGGCTTCTCGACCGGCGCGGTGATCGACGTCGACGGCGGCCTGGCGCTGCCTCGGCTCTGA
- a CDS encoding enoyl-CoA hydratase/isomerase family protein — MSETRIRAEIRGPIAILTLDRPQKLNALDSLMIEAIEDWVAATERNRAVRVAILTGAGEKAFSAGGDIEAWAGLDPIGFGRHWIRDGHRVFDRLARLRQPLIAVLNGAAFGGGLELAGCADLIVAEVHARLGLPETGLAMTPGWSGTQRLVRRFGSRTVKRMALAGEMIGADEALAQGLVDAVAAKGDGLTQGLALAETIAARGPIAVQVVKSLINAAEGEETEAAIEALAGSLVATTADLAEGVAAFREKRKALFEDR, encoded by the coding sequence ATGAGCGAGACCCGCATCCGCGCCGAGATCCGCGGCCCGATCGCGATCCTGACCCTGGATCGGCCGCAGAAGCTGAATGCGCTCGATTCCTTGATGATCGAGGCGATCGAAGACTGGGTGGCGGCGACCGAGCGGAACCGCGCCGTGCGCGTCGCGATCCTGACCGGCGCCGGCGAAAAGGCCTTCTCCGCCGGCGGCGACATCGAGGCCTGGGCGGGGCTCGATCCGATCGGCTTCGGCCGGCACTGGATCCGCGACGGCCACCGCGTGTTCGACCGGCTGGCCCGGCTGCGCCAGCCGCTGATCGCGGTCCTGAACGGCGCGGCCTTCGGCGGCGGCCTCGAACTCGCCGGCTGCGCCGACCTGATCGTGGCAGAAGTCCATGCCCGCCTCGGCCTGCCCGAGACCGGCCTCGCCATGACGCCGGGCTGGTCCGGCACCCAGCGTCTTGTCCGCCGTTTCGGCTCGCGAACGGTCAAGCGCATGGCGCTCGCCGGCGAGATGATCGGCGCGGACGAAGCGCTCGCCCAGGGTCTCGTCGATGCGGTCGCCGCGAAGGGCGACGGCTTGACGCAAGGCCTCGCGCTCGCCGAGACGATCGCCGCGCGCGGGCCGATCGCCGTGCAGGTGGTGAAGAGCCTGATCAACGCGGCGGAAGGCGAGGAGACCGAAGCCGCCATCGAGGCACTCGCCGGCAGTCTGGTCGCCACCACCGCCGATCTCGCCGAGGGCGTCGCCGCCTTCCGGGAAAAGCGCAAGGCGCTGTTCGAGGACCGCTGA
- a CDS encoding acyl CoA:acetate/3-ketoacid CoA transferase yields the protein MSKLISADEAAALIPDHAVVTVSSSSGLGCPDAVLAAIGRRFEAEAHPRGLTTLHPIAAGDMWGIKGIDHIARPGLLARVLAGSYPSGPSSAEPPAIWRMIGADQVEAYNIPSGILFDMHREAAAKRPGVLTKVGLDTFVDPRRHGCAMNATAAAKPVVKVKDFEGEEWLYFPAITPQVAIIRATTADERGNLTYEHEGAFLGPLDQALAAHNNGGIVIAQVKRLAKAGTLKPQQVYVPGILVDHIVVAPEQMQTTQTVYEPAISGEIFRPLDSFETPAFDIGKVIARRVALELTAGSAVNIGFGISANVPRILIEEGRHGDVTWVIEQGAVGGVPLTDFQFGCASNAEAIVPSPYQFTYFQAGGFDASLLSFLEIDRFGSVNVSRLTARPHVTAGAGGFVDITARAKKIVFSGYFNAGAKLAIENGAVRIDKEGKVRKLVPEVEHVSFSGARGVAQGQDITYVTERCVMKLTPAGVMVTELAPGIDLERDVLAQAGFPLLVADDLKRTPDRLYCDTPIGLALDGRGA from the coding sequence ATGTCGAAGCTGATATCCGCCGACGAGGCCGCTGCGTTAATCCCCGATCACGCGGTCGTCACGGTCTCCTCCTCCTCCGGGCTCGGCTGCCCGGATGCCGTTCTCGCCGCCATCGGCCGGCGCTTCGAGGCCGAGGCGCATCCGCGCGGCCTGACCACGCTGCACCCGATCGCGGCCGGCGACATGTGGGGCATCAAGGGCATCGACCACATCGCCCGCCCCGGCCTGCTCGCCCGCGTGCTCGCCGGCTCCTACCCCTCCGGCCCGTCGAGCGCCGAGCCGCCGGCGATCTGGCGCATGATCGGCGCCGATCAGGTGGAGGCCTACAACATCCCCTCCGGCATCCTGTTCGACATGCATCGCGAGGCCGCGGCCAAGCGGCCGGGCGTGCTCACGAAAGTGGGCCTCGACACCTTCGTCGATCCGCGCCGGCACGGCTGCGCGATGAACGCGACCGCGGCGGCGAAGCCGGTCGTGAAGGTGAAGGACTTCGAGGGGGAGGAATGGCTCTACTTTCCGGCGATCACGCCGCAGGTCGCGATCATCCGCGCCACCACCGCCGACGAGCGGGGCAATCTCACCTATGAGCACGAGGGCGCCTTCCTCGGGCCGCTCGATCAGGCGCTCGCCGCCCACAACAACGGCGGCATCGTCATCGCGCAGGTGAAGCGCCTCGCCAAGGCAGGCACGCTGAAACCGCAGCAGGTCTATGTGCCGGGCATCCTGGTCGATCATATCGTGGTCGCGCCCGAGCAGATGCAGACGACCCAAACCGTCTATGAACCCGCGATCTCCGGCGAGATCTTCCGGCCACTCGACAGTTTCGAGACGCCGGCCTTCGACATCGGCAAGGTCATCGCCCGCCGCGTCGCACTGGAACTGACCGCCGGCTCGGCGGTCAACATCGGCTTCGGCATCTCGGCCAACGTGCCGCGCATCCTGATCGAGGAAGGCCGGCACGGCGACGTCACCTGGGTGATCGAACAGGGCGCCGTCGGCGGCGTGCCGCTCACCGACTTCCAGTTCGGCTGCGCCTCCAACGCCGAGGCGATCGTGCCGAGCCCCTATCAGTTCACCTACTTCCAGGCCGGCGGCTTCGACGCCTCGCTCCTGTCGTTCCTGGAAATCGACCGTTTCGGCTCGGTCAACGTCTCCCGCCTCACCGCCCGCCCGCATGTGACGGCCGGCGCCGGCGGCTTCGTCGACATCACGGCGCGGGCAAAGAAGATCGTGTTCTCCGGCTACTTCAACGCCGGTGCCAAACTCGCGATCGAGAACGGCGCGGTCCGGATCGACAAGGAAGGCAAGGTCCGGAAGCTGGTGCCGGAGGTCGAGCATGTGTCGTTCTCCGGCGCGCGCGGCGTCGCGCAGGGCCAGGACATCACCTATGTCACCGAGCGCTGCGTGATGAAGCTGACGCCCGCCGGCGTCATGGTCACGGAGCTCGCCCCCGGCATCGATCTCGAGCGCGACGTGCTCGCGCAAGCCGGCTTCCCGCTGCTGGTCGCCGACGACCTGAAACGAACGCCGGACCGGCTCTACTGCGACACCCCGATCGGCCTCGCCCTCGACGGGAGGGGCGCATGA
- a CDS encoding Gfo/Idh/MocA family oxidoreductase, with translation MSTTRWGLIGASTIAREHMIGAIREAGGEIAAVMSTNPERGRAFAAGNGIPRATTSLDDLLGADIDAVYISTTNELHLPQTLAAARAGKHVLAEKPLAMTVADAQTMVEACRAAGVVMATNHHLRNAGAHRAMRQAIADGLIGRPLAARVFHAVYLPEHLQGWRLHDPNAGGGVTVDIAVHDCDTLRFVLADDPVEVAAMVQASGMASGGLEDMVMTTVRFASGLLAQTHDAFTVRYAGTGFEVHGTEGSLIARDVMTQRPIGSVLLRTRDGERALPFEHESLYARAVRAFHAAIRGEGQPSATGLDGVKSLAFGLAALEAARTGRTVKIG, from the coding sequence ATGTCGACGACACGCTGGGGCCTGATCGGCGCCTCGACCATCGCCCGCGAGCACATGATCGGCGCGATCCGCGAGGCCGGCGGCGAGATCGCCGCCGTCATGAGCACGAACCCGGAGCGCGGCCGCGCCTTCGCGGCCGGCAACGGCATCCCGCGCGCCACCACGAGCCTCGACGACCTGCTCGGCGCCGACATCGACGCGGTCTACATTTCGACCACCAACGAACTGCACCTGCCGCAGACGCTCGCCGCGGCCAGGGCCGGCAAGCATGTGCTGGCCGAAAAGCCGCTCGCCATGACCGTCGCCGACGCCCAGACCATGGTCGAGGCCTGCCGCGCCGCCGGCGTGGTGATGGCGACCAACCATCACCTGCGCAATGCCGGCGCGCACCGCGCCATGCGCCAGGCAATCGCCGACGGCCTGATCGGCCGGCCGCTCGCCGCGCGCGTCTTCCATGCGGTCTACCTGCCGGAGCACCTGCAGGGCTGGCGTCTGCACGATCCGAACGCCGGCGGCGGCGTGACGGTCGATATCGCGGTGCACGACTGCGACACGCTGCGCTTCGTCCTCGCCGACGATCCCGTCGAGGTCGCGGCGATGGTGCAGGCGTCGGGCATGGCCTCGGGCGGACTCGAGGACATGGTGATGACCACCGTCCGCTTCGCCTCCGGCCTGCTCGCCCAGACCCACGACGCCTTCACGGTCCGCTACGCCGGCACCGGCTTCGAGGTGCACGGCACTGAAGGCTCGCTGATCGCGCGGGACGTCATGACCCAGCGCCCGATCGGCTCGGTCCTGCTCCGGACCAGGGACGGCGAGCGCGCGCTGCCGTTCGAGCACGAGAGCCTCTACGCCCGCGCCGTCCGTGCTTTCCATGCCGCGATCCGCGGCGAGGGCCAGCCGAGCGCCACCGGCCTCGACGGCGTGAAGTCGCTCGCCTTCGGCCTCGCCGCCCTGGAGGCGGCGCGGACCGGGCGGACGGTGAAGATCGGCTGA
- a CDS encoding LacI family DNA-binding transcriptional regulator, whose protein sequence is MTTRKATMIDIAAASGVSKSTVSLVLQGSPTVKAETRERVLATAERLGYVYNRGAARLRSARSNIVGMVINDLANPFFAELAVGIERVLQTAGFVPFLANTAENPRRQADVLKSMREHDIAGLIVCPARGTRAADLEPLVGRVPLLLAMRRVPGLRISTVVPDNHRGARHATEHLIALGHRRIAFIGGHSDMTAQVERAGGFRAALETAGLRLDPTLVIEGPTTRETGANAIDRLLERADPPTAALCFNDVVAFGAMDRLSRRGLTVGRDMAIVGFDDVREAAHVRPPLTTVAVDTQALGERAAHAVLRMIHGDGRIEEAVGEVDLVVRESCGTHRAAAAARGTTGID, encoded by the coding sequence ATGACCACCCGCAAGGCGACGATGATCGACATCGCCGCGGCGAGCGGCGTATCGAAGTCGACCGTCTCGCTGGTGCTCCAGGGCAGCCCGACCGTGAAGGCCGAGACGCGCGAGCGCGTGCTCGCCACCGCCGAACGGCTCGGCTACGTCTACAATCGCGGTGCGGCGCGGCTGCGCTCGGCGCGGTCGAACATCGTCGGGATGGTCATCAACGACCTCGCCAACCCGTTCTTCGCCGAACTCGCCGTCGGCATCGAGCGCGTGCTGCAGACCGCCGGCTTCGTGCCCTTCCTCGCCAACACGGCGGAGAACCCGCGCCGGCAGGCCGATGTGCTGAAGTCGATGCGCGAGCACGACATCGCCGGCCTGATCGTCTGCCCGGCGCGCGGCACCAGGGCGGCCGATCTCGAGCCGCTGGTCGGTCGCGTGCCGCTGCTGCTCGCCATGCGCCGCGTGCCGGGGCTGCGGATCTCGACCGTCGTGCCGGACAACCATCGCGGCGCCCGCCATGCGACCGAGCATCTGATCGCGCTCGGCCATCGACGCATCGCCTTCATCGGCGGCCATTCCGACATGACCGCGCAGGTCGAGCGCGCCGGCGGTTTCCGCGCCGCGCTGGAGACCGCCGGCCTGCGCCTCGACCCCACACTGGTCATCGAGGGCCCGACGACGCGCGAGACCGGCGCGAACGCGATCGACCGCCTGCTCGAGCGCGCCGACCCGCCGACCGCGGCGCTCTGCTTCAACGATGTCGTCGCCTTCGGCGCCATGGACCGGCTGAGCCGCCGCGGCCTCACCGTCGGTCGCGACATGGCGATCGTCGGCTTCGACGACGTCCGCGAGGCCGCCCATGTGCGGCCGCCGCTGACCACAGTCGCGGTCGACACCCAGGCGCTCGGCGAGCGCGCCGCCCATGCCGTGCTGCGCATGATCCATGGCGACGGCCGCATCGAGGAAGCGGTCGGCGAGGTCGATCTGGTCGTGCGCGAGAGCTGCGGCACCCACCGCGCGGCCGCGGCCGCGAGGGGAACGACCGGCATCGACTAG
- a CDS encoding dihydrodipicolinate synthase family protein, which translates to MSSQRLSSTILLPRADRSLVPFTVPDTVSLPPNDPALWPRVAYAAAHVVADPVGTATPWSSAAGVAAVDWDATLAYRRHLWSLGFKIAEAMDTSQRGMGLDCPTARELIGRSLAEARTIPGADLACGAGTDHLDPADARTVDDVIRAYEEQVGAVEGLGGRVILMASRALARVARGPDDYIRVYDRILSQTANKVVLHWLGAMFDPALAGYWGGADFKAALPTVLAIIEAHRGKVEGIKISLLDARYEIALRRRLPHGVLMFTGDDFNYPELIAGDEAGASHALLGIFDAIAPVAASALTALGRGDRAGFDRLLAPTVPLSRTIFEAPTQFYKAGVVFLAWLNGHQDHFAMIGGMQSARGIVHYAEVFRLAAEAGLLADPVRATSRMRGLLSIHGVA; encoded by the coding sequence ATGTCGTCGCAGCGCCTGTCGAGCACGATCCTGCTGCCACGCGCGGATCGCAGCCTCGTGCCCTTTACGGTTCCCGACACGGTTTCCTTGCCGCCGAACGATCCTGCGCTCTGGCCGCGTGTCGCCTATGCGGCGGCCCATGTGGTCGCCGATCCGGTCGGGACCGCGACGCCATGGTCGAGCGCAGCAGGCGTGGCGGCGGTCGACTGGGACGCGACGCTCGCCTACCGACGGCATCTGTGGTCGCTCGGCTTCAAGATCGCCGAGGCGATGGATACCTCGCAGCGCGGCATGGGGCTCGACTGTCCGACGGCGCGCGAGCTGATCGGACGTTCGCTGGCGGAGGCGCGGACGATCCCCGGCGCCGATCTCGCCTGCGGTGCCGGCACGGACCATCTCGATCCGGCTGACGCACGGACGGTCGACGACGTGATCCGCGCATACGAGGAACAGGTCGGGGCGGTCGAGGGTCTCGGCGGCCGGGTGATCCTGATGGCGAGCCGGGCGCTGGCGCGGGTGGCGCGCGGGCCGGACGACTACATCCGGGTCTACGACCGGATCCTGTCGCAGACCGCGAACAAGGTCGTGCTGCACTGGCTCGGCGCGATGTTCGATCCCGCGCTCGCCGGCTACTGGGGCGGCGCGGACTTCAAGGCCGCGCTGCCGACCGTTCTCGCGATCATCGAGGCGCATCGCGGCAAGGTCGAAGGCATCAAGATCTCGCTGCTCGATGCGCGCTACGAGATCGCGCTGCGCCGCCGGCTGCCGCACGGCGTCCTGATGTTCACCGGTGATGATTTCAACTACCCGGAGCTGATCGCCGGCGACGAGGCCGGCGCCAGTCACGCGCTGCTCGGCATCTTCGACGCGATCGCGCCCGTGGCCGCCTCGGCGCTGACCGCGCTCGGACGCGGCGATCGCGCGGGCTTCGATCGGCTGCTCGCGCCGACGGTGCCGCTGTCGCGCACGATTTTCGAAGCGCCGACCCAGTTCTACAAGGCCGGGGTCGTTTTCCTCGCCTGGCTCAACGGCCACCAGGACCATTTCGCGATGATCGGCGGCATGCAGTCCGCCCGCGGCATCGTGCACTATGCCGAGGTGTTCCGCCTCGCGGCCGAGGCGGGCCTGCTCGCCGATCCGGTGCGCGCGACGTCGCGCATGCGCGGGCTGCTTTCCATCCACGGTGTAGCATAG
- a CDS encoding ethylbenzene dehydrogenase-related protein, which translates to MVDQSGIEPGFGRRFHPLGDGSGPGPAASGAARSGPLRRPAGPPRSDTGTIVLHWTMTIAMLVSLFTGLRISADAENSVFAKSLNAILPQGEIWTPHILSALTVIVCSFAYAIYLSRSGLGRRVSLKRTRVFGLEAAPKLYWGAVNVILHWILFAAVVTLLGSGVALYLGYGGPVVTIHYTACLVVLGYIVAHVFAHTMYGGLGQLLRLFRPAPIAKTAALKERPLAIAALVGVVVAGGAAALDHATGETVTSVRIAANEAPDREKLLEDPVWRRTRPVFVKTMQGANLGGTGTSMVEIRSVHDDARIWFAFRWEDPTRSIKRIPLVKHADGWHMMHNKADIADETAHYEDKFAVLFSKSAGFGSGGTTHLGPNPLPGLPSALNKRGSHYTTDGSLADMWQWKASRGGLLGYMDDMWFSTPVAPNADQIAGKTRYQAGYDGDKGRAFYVYNFVVEPPGGFRGPIQVKRLPIDWKKTTAKLGKVDFADDASDDEGSQWWMFEDESVPYSKELDDQIPVGTVIPAVLIMGKYEGSRADVRASARWRDGHWTLVATRALDTHDAQDLPMESGLAMWVSVFDHTQTRHTRHMRPVTLEMR; encoded by the coding sequence ATGGTCGATCAGTCTGGTATCGAACCCGGGTTCGGACGTCGGTTTCATCCGCTCGGCGACGGCTCCGGGCCGGGTCCGGCGGCGTCGGGCGCCGCGCGATCGGGGCCGCTGCGCCGTCCGGCCGGTCCGCCGCGCAGCGACACCGGCACGATCGTCCTGCACTGGACGATGACCATCGCGATGCTGGTCAGCCTGTTCACCGGACTGCGGATTTCCGCCGACGCGGAGAATTCGGTCTTCGCGAAGTCGCTCAACGCGATCCTGCCGCAGGGCGAGATCTGGACGCCGCATATCCTCTCGGCCCTGACGGTGATCGTCTGCAGCTTCGCCTATGCGATCTATCTGTCGCGCAGCGGTCTCGGCCGGCGGGTCTCGCTCAAGAGGACGCGCGTGTTCGGGCTGGAGGCGGCGCCGAAGCTCTATTGGGGCGCGGTGAACGTGATCCTGCACTGGATCCTGTTCGCCGCGGTGGTGACGCTGCTCGGCTCGGGCGTCGCGCTCTATCTCGGCTATGGCGGACCGGTGGTGACGATCCACTACACCGCCTGTCTGGTCGTCCTCGGCTATATCGTCGCGCATGTGTTCGCCCATACGATGTACGGCGGCCTCGGCCAGCTGTTGCGTCTGTTCCGGCCGGCACCGATCGCGAAGACCGCGGCGCTGAAGGAGCGGCCGCTCGCCATCGCGGCGCTGGTCGGCGTGGTGGTCGCGGGTGGCGCGGCGGCGCTCGACCATGCGACCGGCGAGACGGTGACCTCGGTCCGGATCGCAGCCAATGAGGCGCCGGATCGCGAAAAGCTGCTCGAGGATCCGGTCTGGCGGCGGACGCGGCCGGTGTTCGTCAAGACCATGCAGGGCGCCAATCTCGGCGGCACGGGCACGTCGATGGTCGAGATCCGCTCGGTCCACGACGATGCGCGGATCTGGTTCGCGTTCCGCTGGGAGGATCCGACCCGCTCGATCAAGCGCATCCCGCTGGTCAAGCACGCCGACGGCTGGCACATGATGCATAACAAGGCCGACATCGCCGACGAGACCGCGCATTACGAGGACAAGTTCGCGGTGCTGTTCTCCAAGAGCGCCGGCTTCGGCTCGGGCGGCACGACCCATCTCGGCCCGAACCCGCTGCCGGGTCTGCCGAGCGCGCTCAACAAGCGCGGCTCGCACTACACGACCGACGGCAGCCTCGCCGACATGTGGCAGTGGAAGGCCTCGCGCGGCGGTCTGCTCGGCTATATGGACGACATGTGGTTCTCGACGCCGGTCGCCCCGAACGCCGACCAGATCGCCGGCAAGACGCGCTATCAGGCCGGTTACGACGGCGACAAGGGCCGCGCCTTCTATGTCTACAATTTCGTCGTCGAGCCACCGGGCGGCTTTCGGGGCCCGATCCAGGTCAAGCGCCTGCCGATCGACTGGAAGAAGACCACCGCCAAGCTCGGCAAGGTCGACTTCGCCGACGATGCGAGCGACGACGAGGGCTCGCAATGGTGGATGTTCGAGGACGAGAGCGTGCCCTATTCGAAGGAGCTCGACGATCAGATCCCGGTCGGCACCGTCATTCCGGCCGTGCTGATCATGGGCAAGTACGAGGGCAGCCGGGCCGACGTGCGCGCCTCGGCACGCTGGCGCGACGGGCATTGGACGCTGGTCGCCACCCGCGCGCTCGATACCCACGATGCGCAGGACCTGCCGATGGAAAGCGGTCTTGCGATGTGGGTCTCGGTGTTCGATCACACCCAGACCCGGCACACCCGGCACATGCGGCCGGTCACGCTCGAAATGCGCTGA